A single region of the Glycine max cultivar Williams 82 chromosome 20, Glycine_max_v4.0, whole genome shotgun sequence genome encodes:
- the LOC100779735 gene encoding long chain acyl-CoA synthetase 2, which yields MPEVYTVKVEEGRLATDGKPSVGPVYRSIYAKDGLLEVPSDFKSPWDFFRDSVKRNPNNNMLGRRQKTESKLGSYTWLTYQDVYDAAMKMGSAIRSRGVNPGDRCGIYGSNCPEWIIAMEACNSCAVSYVPLYDTLGPNAVEFIINHAEVSIAFVQEKKIPSVLSCLAQCSSNLKTIVSFGSVSTTQKKEAEGHGASCFSWGEFLQLGCLDWDLPSKKKTDICTIMYTSGTTGDPKGVVIKNEAFMAEVLSVDHIIMLTDRVAGEDDVYFSFLPLAHVYDQIMETYCISKGSSIGFWQGDVRFLLEDIQELKPTIFCGVPRVFDRIYAGIKSKVSSAGPLQSTLFQCAYNYKLKYLEKGLPQHKAAPLFDRLVFDKTKLALGGRVRILLSGAAPLPRHVEEFMRVTSGSTLSQGYGLTESCAGCFTAIGDVYSMTGTVGVPMTTIEARLESVPEMGYDALSNVPRGEICLRGNTLFSGYHKREDLTKEVMVDGWFHTGDIGEWQSNGAMKIIDRKKNIFKLSQGEYIAVENIENKYLQCPLIASIWVYGNSFESFLVAVVVPERKAIEDWAKEHNLTDDFKSLCDNLKARKHILDELNSTGQKHQLRGFELLKAIHLEPNPFDIERDLITPTFKLKRPQLLKYYKDHIDQLYKEAKGAMV from the exons ATGCCAGAGGTTTATACTGTGAAGGTTGAAGAGGGAAGGCTTGCAACTGATGGAAAGCCATCAGTGGGTCCTGTCTATAGGAGCATTTATGCTAAAGATGGTCTCTTGGAGGTTCCTTCTGATTTTAAGTCCCCTTGGGATTTCTTCag GGACTCTGTTAAGAGGAACCCCAACAACAATATGTTGGGTAGGCGTCAAAAAACCGAATCTAAG TTGGGTTCCTATACATGGCTCACGTATCAAGATGTTTATGATGCTGCCATGAAAATGGGTTCGGCCATAAGGAGCCGTGGTGTCAATCCT GGAGATCGTTGTGGCATATATGGGTCCAACTGCCCTGAATGGATCATTGCAATGGAG GCTTGCAATAGCTGTGCAGTGTCATATGTTCCATTATATGACACCCTTG GTCCTAATGCAGTGGAGTTTATCATAAACCATGCTGAAGTTTCAATTGCATTTGTACAGGAGAAAAAGATTCCATCA GTTTTGTCATGTCTTGCACAGTGTTCTTCAAATCTTAAAA CTATTGTGAGCTTTGGAAGTGTTTCTACCACACAAAAGAAAGAAGCTGAGGGGCATGGCGCGTCCTGCTTCTCATGGGGAGAGTTTCTCCAGCTG GGATGTCTGGATTGGGATCTACCATCAAAAAAGAAGACTGACATTTGCACAATAATGTACACAAGTGGAACAACTGGAGATCCCAAAGGTGTCGTTATTAAGAATGAGGCTTTCATGGCTGAAGTGTTGTCTGTTGACCACATAATTATGTTAACAGACAGAGTG gCAGGAGAAGACGATGTGTACTTTTCCTTTCTTCCTCTTGCTCATGTATATGACCAAATAATGGAGACGTATTGCATCTCCAAGGGCTCATCAATAGGATTTTGGCAAGGC GATGTCAGGTTCTTGCTGGAAGATATTCAGGAACTGAAACCAACTATATTTTGTGGAGTTCCTAGAGTTTTTGACCGTATTTATGCAG GTATCAAAAGCAAAGTATCTTCTGCAGGACCACTGCAGAGTACATTGTTTCAGTGCGCTTACAACTA CAAGTTAAAATATCTGGAGAAGGGTCTTCCGCAACACAAAGCAGCACCTCTGTTTGATAGGCTTGTGTTTGATAAG ACAAAACTAGCTCTAGGTGGACGTGTTCGCATCCTGTTATCCGGAGCTGCTCCTTTGCCTAGGCATgtggaagagtttatgagggtcACTAGTGGATCTACATTATCACAAGGATATG GTCTTACTGAAAGTTGTGCCGGGTGTTTCACGGCGATAGGTGATGTGTATTCTATGACAGGAACTGTTGGAGTTCCCATGACAACCATTGAAGCCAGGCTTGAATCTGTGCCAGAGATGGGATATGATGCCCTCTCCAATGTACCCCGTGGAGAAATTTGTCTGAGAGGAAATACCTTGTTCTCCGGTTATCACAAGCGTGAAGATCTTACCAAAGAAGTTATGGTTGATGGCTGGTTTCATACAG GTGACATTGGAGAATGGCAATCAAATGGGGCCATGAAAATTATTGATCGGAAGAAGAATATCTTTAAATTGTCTCAAGGAGAATATATTGCTGTGGAGAATATTGAAAACAAGTATTTGCAATGCCCTCTTATAGCATCG ATTTGGGTGTATGGAAACAGCTTTGAGTCATTCTTGGTGGCTGTTGTGGTCCCTGAAAGAAAAGCCATTGAGGATTGGGCAAAAGAGCACAATTTGACTGATGATTTTAAATCTTTATGTGATAATCTTAAAGCAAGAAAACACATTTTGGATGAGCTCAACAGCACTGGTCAGAAACACcaa CTTAGAGGATTTGAGCTGCTAAAAGCCATTCATCTGGAACCAAATCCCTTCGACATAGAAAGAGATTTAATAACTCCAACATTCAAATTGAAGAGACCACAATTGCTCAAGTACTACAAG GATCATATTGATCAACTATACAAGGAAGCAAAGGGAGCAATGGTGTAA
- the LOC100802942 gene encoding extra-large guanine nucleotide-binding protein 1: protein MDSSVPPVALETEDSISSYSIPEIPAFKLDQILVATLAPLSHDEFSDPVIQPLGKSLHKRKQNLCTADSAVLSGLEDSCAVISPPAPDTLEVPDDRDGTVLHTTSETTESGPGSSSTSLFVSSDEICSFREEEETPSPTPKHVKRVSDVIFSDLESNYTDTDEFDDSQIESVPVMERAVSISVMERAVRSGKKGSCYRCLKGNHLTLKEVCIVCSAKYCRSCVVRAMGSMPEGRKCVTCIGYRIDERNRSRLGKCSRMLKGLLSESEAAQAMDDERSCEANQIPPELVCVNLQPLNREQLKLLLNCRNPPKQLKTGSYWYDKCSGLWGKEGQPPSHLQKNASNGNTNVFINVREITKEEKLVLQVAGVPWEGTRNFWVHADGSYTEEGQIYLRGSIWHKRIVRLTCAVLSLPVPSKSVALSCEGEIANTDSLSKKILNKFLLIGSVNSDSKSFSWAVDNAIMSESETASKLGASPVRSFGSVVDNAIRSSSASEADLGTVALSVNMRMVVDALP, encoded by the exons ATGGATTCTTCTGTGCCTCCTGTTGCTTTGGAAACTGAAGACAGCATAAGCAGTTACTCCATTCCTGAAATCCCTGCTTTCAAACTTGACCAAATCCTAGTTGCAACCCTTGCTCCTCTCTCTCATGATGAGTTCTCAGACCCAGTTATCCAACCTCTTGGCAAAAGCCTTCACAAAAGAAAGCAGAATCTGTGCACGGCAGATTCTGCTGTCCTTTCAGGCCTGGAGGACTCTTGTGCAGTCATATCACCACCAGCACCAGACACTTTGGAAGTGCCTGATGATAGAGATGGAACCGTTCTTCACACAACTTCTGAGACCACAGAATCAGGTCCAGGGTCAAGTTCAACCTCTCTTTTTGTCTCTTCTGATGAGATTTGTTCCTTCAGAGAGGAAGAGGAAACACCAAGTCCAACTCCAAAGCATGTGAAACGTGTTTCTGATGTGATCTTCAGTGATCTTGAGTCAAACTACACAGATACTGATGAGTTTGATGATTCTCAGATTGAGAGTGTTCCAGTGATGGAACGTGCTGTGAGTATTTCTGTGATGGAACGTGCCGTGAGATCTGGGAAGAAGGGTTCTTGCTATAGGTGCCTCAAGGGGAACCATCTCACACTAAAGGAGGTTTGCATTGTTTGTAGTGCAAAGTATTGCCGCAGCTGTGTGGTGAGGGCTATGGGGTCCATGCCAGAGGGAAGAAAATGTGTGACTTGCATTGGCTACAGAATTGATGAGAGAAATAGAAGTAGGCTCGGGAAGTGTTCTCGTATGCTGAAAGGGTTGCTGTCTGAGTCGGAAGCAGCCCAAGCCATGGATGATGAAAGGTCTTGTGAAGCAAATCAAATACCACCAGAGCTTGTCTGTGTCAACTTGCAACCTCTGAATAGGGAACAGCTTAAGTTGCTCCTCAATTGTCGAAACCCACCAAAACAACTGAAGACAGGATCCTATTGGTATGATAAATGCTCTGGACTTTGGGGAAAG GAAGGTCAACCACCTAGTCACCTGCAGAAAAACGCAAGCAATGGAAACACCAACGTGTTTATAAATGTTCGTGAGATTACAAAAGAAGAGAAATTGGTGCTGCAG GTGGCTGGAGTGCCGTGGGAGGGAACGCGCAACTTTTGGGTGCATGCCGATGGATCATACACGGAAGAGGGACAGATATATCTTAGGGGCAGTATATGGCATAAG CGCATAGTAAGGTTGACTTGTGCAGTTTTGTCTTTGCCAGTTCCTTCAAAGTCTGTAGCTCTTTCTTGTGAAGGTGAAATAGCTAACACAGACAGCCTTAGTAAGAAAATACTTAACAAATTTCTACTTATTGGCTCTGTCAATTCTGATTCAAAAAGTTTTAGTTGGGCTGTGGACAATGCGATAATGAGTGAGAGTGAGACTGCATCAAAATTGGGAGCATCCCCTGTCCGTAGTTTTGGTTCAGTTGTGGACAATGCAATAAGAAGTAGTAGTGCTAGTGAAGCAGATTTGGGAACTGTTGCTTTGTCAGTGAACATGAGGATGGTAGTAGATGCACTACCTTGA
- the LOC102666286 gene encoding protein GL2-INTERACTING REPRESSOR 1, which yields MNSLIGRGVNFQVEAAQKGVKKRSLTESGMNEHENCVGLDLELKLSLAGSSSGNLSNALKSTTSRTLLPSSSSSHKVYLPSLLGINGNHEPTPLIATGCPHCLYYVMISEADPKCPNCKSYNLIDMFQENPTKKMRTC from the exons ATGAATTCTTTAATAGGACGTGGAGTTAATTTTCAG GTTGAAGCAGCACAGAAGGGAGTGAAAAAAAGAAGCTTGACTGAGAGTGGAATGAATGAGCATGAAAATTGTGTAGGCCTTGATTTAGAGTTGAAGCTATCACTAGCGGGATCAAGTTCGGGTAATTTATCAAATGCCTTAAAATCTACAACTTCAAGGACTCTGCtgccatcatcatcatcatcccatAAAGTGTACTTACCTTCCTTATTGGGAATCAATGGGAACCATGAGCCAACACCATTAATTGCAACGGGATGTCCTCATTGTTTATACTATGTGATGATATCCGAAGCTGACCCTAAATGTCCGAACTGCAAAAGTTATAATCTGATTGATATGTTTCAAGAGAATCCTACAAAGAAAATGAGGACAtgctaa
- the LOC113000753 gene encoding uncharacterized protein, translated as MVEGWKGELTKLREKVVMARKSLFSKGKEGSEEEQVVKKEAHKVMMAVQRDTHETMSEATVCLLMDRFVPC; from the coding sequence ATGGTTGAGGGGTGGAAGGGGGAGCTGACAAAGCTCAGAGAGAAAGTTGTTATGGCCCGAAAGAGCCTCTTCTCCAAAGGCAAAGAGGGGTCAGAAGAAGAACAAGTTGTGAAGAAGGAGGCTCACAAGGTTATGATGGCTGTTCAGAGAGACACTCATGAAACCATGTCAGAGGCAACAGTGTGCTTGCTTATGGATAGATTTGTGCCATGCTGA
- the LOC100500479 gene encoding uncharacterized protein LOC100500479 has product MFEPRDMWTKLKEKGETIFSNAGWIHREPSQGIQGKEKSSPGLAVVAGQQHVQVHTPRMMYSEASVSMLVECFSA; this is encoded by the coding sequence ATGTTTGAACCAAGGGACATGTGGACCAAGCTGAAGGAAAAGGGTGAGACAATTTTCTCTAATGCTGGCTGGATTCACCGTGAACCTAGCCAGGGAATTCAAGGAAAGGAGAAGAGTTCACCTGGGTTGGCTGTGGTTGCTGGCCAACAACACGTGCAAGTTCACACACCTAGGATGATGTATTCCGAGGCTTCAGTTTCCATGCTTGTCGAATGCTTCAGTGCTTGA
- the LOC100306224 gene encoding uncharacterized protein LOC100306224 precursor — protein MAMASATTLATITVVAASPSVGSRRSGKRNVNFIRGLNSFGGLKAQNNVTLLGLPVCTEQCFAKVVSSLKYPSSSSRKGRGGGAAFSTCNAAGEIFQIAAIMNGLVLVGVAIGFVLLRVEAFVEESE, from the coding sequence ATGGCAATGGCCAGTGCAACAACTCTAGCCACAATCACTGTTGTGGCGGCTAGCCCCAGTGTTGGCAGCAGAAGGAGTGGGAAGAGGAATGTGAACTTCATCAGAGGGTTGAATTCTTTTGGAGGGTTGAAGGCTCAGAACAATGTGACATTACTAGGCCTTCCTGTGTGCACTGAGCAGTGCTTTGCAAAGGTGGTGAGCTCATTGAAAtatccatcatcatcatcacgtAAGGGGAGAGGTGGAGGTGCTGCCTTTTCAACATGCAATGCTGCTGGTGAGATTTTCCAGATTGCAGCCATCATGAATGGCCTTGTGCTTGTTGGGGTGGCAATAGGGTTTGTCCTTCTTCGAGTCGAAGCGTTTGTGGAAGAGTCTGAGTGA
- the LOC100789352 gene encoding B3 domain-containing transcription factor VRN1 isoform X3 translates to MYEGNSSFIVHIFNLSTSEVNYQSAIRNRNEGSCLANYHHIFDEMEDVDSLDLSDLSPQYLTPGSLQNKGCVGSVDQLTPGKSHTPALQNLFNGGSKLNRINWGDGGSAFSSKNANSQGNQSTRDIGVQFNANEFKRSTEELKLRYSNEETVNKTAKKKRKSEPYGEEPSGENEEEAEMRYRFYESASARKRTVTAEERERAINASKTFEPTNPFCRVVLRPSYLYRGCIMYLPSCFAEKNLNGVSGFIKLQLSNGRQWSVRCLYRGGRAKLSQGWFEFTVENNLGEGDVCVFELLRTKEVVLQVTVFRVTEDAGLLNQPPMMQQQHIPNMSHTKLLNPHLQHRVSTTKLIRN, encoded by the exons ATGTATGAAGGGAATTCATCCTTCattgttcatatttttaatttgagtaCCTCTGAGGTAAACTATCAATCGGCCATTAGAAACCGTAATGAAGGATCTTGCTTGGCCAATTATCATCATATTTTTGATGAAATGGAAGATGTAGACTCCCTTGATTTGTCGGATTTGTCACCTCAGTACCTTACTCCTGGTTCATTGCAAAACAAGGGTTGTGTTGGATCTGTCGATCAACTGACACCTGGGAAGAGTCATACTCCAGCTTTGCAGAATTTGTTCAATGGTGGATCAAAACTCAACCGCATAAACTGGGGTGATGGTGGGAGTGCTTTTTCTTCGAAGAATGCCAATTCACAAGGCAATCAGTCAACCAGAGACATAGGTGTTCAGTTTAATGCTAATGAGTTTAAAAGGTCCACTGAAGAATTGAAATTGCGTTATTCTAACGAGGAAACAGTTAATAAAACTGCAAAAAAGAAGCGAAAATCAGAGCcct ATGGGGAGGAACCCTCTGGTGAAAATGAAGAGGAGGCAGAAATGCGCTATAGGTTTTATGAAAGTGCATCTGCAAGGAAAAGAACCGTGACAgcagaagaaagagaaagggcAATTAATGCATCAAAAACATTTGAACCAACTAATCCTTTCTGCCGAGTTGTCCTGCGACCCTCCTATTTGTATAGGGGATGCATAATG TATCTGCCTTCCTGCTTTGCTGAAAAGAATTTGAATGGGGTTTCGGGATTCATCAAACTTCAGTTGTCCAACGGTAGACAGTGGTCTGTTCGCTGCCTCTATAGGGGAGGTCGAGCCAAGTTAAGCCAAGGTTGGTTTGAATTCACAGTGGAGAACAATTTGGGAGAAGGTGACGTCTGTGTGTTTGAGCTCCTTAGAACGAAGGAAGTTGTGCTGCAAGTTACGGTATTTCGCGTAACCGAGGATGCAGGGTTGTTGAACCAGCCTCCTATGATGCAGCAGCAGCATATCCCAAATATGAGCCACACTAAACTCTTGAACCCTCACTTGCAGCATCGCGTCAGTACTACCAAATTGATTAGAAATTAG
- the LOC100789352 gene encoding B3 domain-containing transcription factor VRN1 isoform X1 encodes MPRPCFHKLVLPTTLQSRQLRIPDNFLRKYGTQLSTIATLTVPDGSVWRIGLKKADNRILFVDGWQDFVQHYSIGVGYFLVFMYEGNSSFIVHIFNLSTSEVNYQSAIRNRNEGSCLANYHHIFDEMEDVDSLDLSDLSPQYLTPGSLQNKGCVGSVDQLTPGKSHTPALQNLFNGGSKLNRINWGDGGSAFSSKNANSQGNQSTRDIGVQFNANEFKRSTEELKLRYSNEETVNKTAKKKRKSEPYGEEPSGENEEEAEMRYRFYESASARKRTVTAEERERAINASKTFEPTNPFCRVVLRPSYLYRGCIMYLPSCFAEKNLNGVSGFIKLQLSNGRQWSVRCLYRGGRAKLSQGWFEFTVENNLGEGDVCVFELLRTKEVVLQVTVFRVTEDAGLLNQPPMMQQQHIPNMSHTKLLNPHLQHRVSTTKLIRN; translated from the exons ATGCCTCGCCCTTGTTTCCACAAGCTTGTTCTCCCCACTACTCTCCAATCCAGACAACTG AGGATTCCAGATAATTTTCTGAGGAAATATGGGACCCAGCTTTCTACAATTGCTACCCTCACTGTTCCTGATGGTAGTGTTTGGCGTATAGGATTGAAAAAAGCAGACAACAGAATTTTGTTTGTTGATGGTTGGCAAGATTTTGTTCAACACTACTCCATTGGTGTTGGATACTTCTTGGTGTTCATGTATGAAGGGAATTCATCCTTCattgttcatatttttaatttgagtaCCTCTGAGGTAAACTATCAATCGGCCATTAGAAACCGTAATGAAGGATCTTGCTTGGCCAATTATCATCATATTTTTGATGAAATGGAAGATGTAGACTCCCTTGATTTGTCGGATTTGTCACCTCAGTACCTTACTCCTGGTTCATTGCAAAACAAGGGTTGTGTTGGATCTGTCGATCAACTGACACCTGGGAAGAGTCATACTCCAGCTTTGCAGAATTTGTTCAATGGTGGATCAAAACTCAACCGCATAAACTGGGGTGATGGTGGGAGTGCTTTTTCTTCGAAGAATGCCAATTCACAAGGCAATCAGTCAACCAGAGACATAGGTGTTCAGTTTAATGCTAATGAGTTTAAAAGGTCCACTGAAGAATTGAAATTGCGTTATTCTAACGAGGAAACAGTTAATAAAACTGCAAAAAAGAAGCGAAAATCAGAGCcct ATGGGGAGGAACCCTCTGGTGAAAATGAAGAGGAGGCAGAAATGCGCTATAGGTTTTATGAAAGTGCATCTGCAAGGAAAAGAACCGTGACAgcagaagaaagagaaagggcAATTAATGCATCAAAAACATTTGAACCAACTAATCCTTTCTGCCGAGTTGTCCTGCGACCCTCCTATTTGTATAGGGGATGCATAATG TATCTGCCTTCCTGCTTTGCTGAAAAGAATTTGAATGGGGTTTCGGGATTCATCAAACTTCAGTTGTCCAACGGTAGACAGTGGTCTGTTCGCTGCCTCTATAGGGGAGGTCGAGCCAAGTTAAGCCAAGGTTGGTTTGAATTCACAGTGGAGAACAATTTGGGAGAAGGTGACGTCTGTGTGTTTGAGCTCCTTAGAACGAAGGAAGTTGTGCTGCAAGTTACGGTATTTCGCGTAACCGAGGATGCAGGGTTGTTGAACCAGCCTCCTATGATGCAGCAGCAGCATATCCCAAATATGAGCCACACTAAACTCTTGAACCCTCACTTGCAGCATCGCGTCAGTACTACCAAATTGATTAGAAATTAG
- the LOC100789352 gene encoding B3 domain-containing transcription factor VRN1 isoform X2 has translation MRIPDNFLRKYGTQLSTIATLTVPDGSVWRIGLKKADNRILFVDGWQDFVQHYSIGVGYFLVFMYEGNSSFIVHIFNLSTSEVNYQSAIRNRNEGSCLANYHHIFDEMEDVDSLDLSDLSPQYLTPGSLQNKGCVGSVDQLTPGKSHTPALQNLFNGGSKLNRINWGDGGSAFSSKNANSQGNQSTRDIGVQFNANEFKRSTEELKLRYSNEETVNKTAKKKRKSEPYGEEPSGENEEEAEMRYRFYESASARKRTVTAEERERAINASKTFEPTNPFCRVVLRPSYLYRGCIMYLPSCFAEKNLNGVSGFIKLQLSNGRQWSVRCLYRGGRAKLSQGWFEFTVENNLGEGDVCVFELLRTKEVVLQVTVFRVTEDAGLLNQPPMMQQQHIPNMSHTKLLNPHLQHRVSTTKLIRN, from the exons ATG AGGATTCCAGATAATTTTCTGAGGAAATATGGGACCCAGCTTTCTACAATTGCTACCCTCACTGTTCCTGATGGTAGTGTTTGGCGTATAGGATTGAAAAAAGCAGACAACAGAATTTTGTTTGTTGATGGTTGGCAAGATTTTGTTCAACACTACTCCATTGGTGTTGGATACTTCTTGGTGTTCATGTATGAAGGGAATTCATCCTTCattgttcatatttttaatttgagtaCCTCTGAGGTAAACTATCAATCGGCCATTAGAAACCGTAATGAAGGATCTTGCTTGGCCAATTATCATCATATTTTTGATGAAATGGAAGATGTAGACTCCCTTGATTTGTCGGATTTGTCACCTCAGTACCTTACTCCTGGTTCATTGCAAAACAAGGGTTGTGTTGGATCTGTCGATCAACTGACACCTGGGAAGAGTCATACTCCAGCTTTGCAGAATTTGTTCAATGGTGGATCAAAACTCAACCGCATAAACTGGGGTGATGGTGGGAGTGCTTTTTCTTCGAAGAATGCCAATTCACAAGGCAATCAGTCAACCAGAGACATAGGTGTTCAGTTTAATGCTAATGAGTTTAAAAGGTCCACTGAAGAATTGAAATTGCGTTATTCTAACGAGGAAACAGTTAATAAAACTGCAAAAAAGAAGCGAAAATCAGAGCcct ATGGGGAGGAACCCTCTGGTGAAAATGAAGAGGAGGCAGAAATGCGCTATAGGTTTTATGAAAGTGCATCTGCAAGGAAAAGAACCGTGACAgcagaagaaagagaaagggcAATTAATGCATCAAAAACATTTGAACCAACTAATCCTTTCTGCCGAGTTGTCCTGCGACCCTCCTATTTGTATAGGGGATGCATAATG TATCTGCCTTCCTGCTTTGCTGAAAAGAATTTGAATGGGGTTTCGGGATTCATCAAACTTCAGTTGTCCAACGGTAGACAGTGGTCTGTTCGCTGCCTCTATAGGGGAGGTCGAGCCAAGTTAAGCCAAGGTTGGTTTGAATTCACAGTGGAGAACAATTTGGGAGAAGGTGACGTCTGTGTGTTTGAGCTCCTTAGAACGAAGGAAGTTGTGCTGCAAGTTACGGTATTTCGCGTAACCGAGGATGCAGGGTTGTTGAACCAGCCTCCTATGATGCAGCAGCAGCATATCCCAAATATGAGCCACACTAAACTCTTGAACCCTCACTTGCAGCATCGCGTCAGTACTACCAAATTGATTAGAAATTAG